A region of Homo sapiens chromosome X, GRCh38.p14 Primary Assembly DNA encodes the following proteins:
- the SMIM10L2B gene encoding small integral membrane protein 10-like protein 2B, with translation MAASAALSAAAAAAALSGLAVRLSRSAAARGSYGAFCKGLTRTLLTFFDLAWRLRMNFPYFYIVASVMLNVRLQVRIE, from the coding sequence ATGGCGGCGTCGGCGGCTCTgtctgcggcggcggcggcggcagcccTGTCTGGCTTGGCGGTTCGGCTGTCGCGCTCGGCGGCGGCCCGAGGCTCATACGGCGCCTTCTGCAAGGGGCTCACGCGCACGCTGCTCACCTTCTTCGACCTGGCCTGGCGGCTGCGCATGAACTTCCCCTACTTCTACATCGTGGCCTCGGTGATGCTCAACGTCCGCCTGCAAGTGCGGATCGAGTGA